One part of the Blastocatellia bacterium genome encodes these proteins:
- a CDS encoding M14 family metallopeptidase, whose protein sequence is MMPRSRHLYTLPLAALLLGLTAATVPARQTADLKAAHLASATEAAAVPSPREVLGFAPGDDRKLADWSQIVAYFKRLGETSARVSVHQPGLTTERRPFIVAIISSEENIRDLPRIREAQRRLADPRLISSREERERLIRATPAVVAITCSIHSTEIVASQMSMELAYRLASDDAPATREMLRRTVLVLVPSVNPDGIDIVTNWYRKTLGTKYEGSSPPVLYHHYTGHDDNRDWFMLTQVETQIVSALFWREWFPEVVYDVHQQGQFGSRMCVPPFFDPSNPNIDPTILRTVGALGSQMALNLQAAGFKGIVTNSTYDTWWHGGLRTAPYYHNAVGILTEAASVNIATPMEIKREQLRSPTRGLADPLVAATNYPDPWQGGAWTMRDILNMELVTTRTALEEAALHHDEYVRNFVAVAERAIEAGKHDAPYAYVVPAGQHDQPTADKMIDILIQQGVEAHRAKSDFTIDGKKYAAGSYVILLAQPYRANVKCLFEAQHYPDRRIYPGGPAEQPYDVAGWTLPMTMGVDYAEAGKPFDADLEKLNHEFANLRSVSWMTGPAMRFFVSADANKTFDFVNALFSSPYKVWVSRLAQAVSAGGREYPAGTFVVSGESTGVQSKPTRPARTESKIRAFTNSISSIAVTRNVRLERVPDKDSPSNLPAVAKPVIKPRLALYRSWVASMDEGWTRWVLEQFGFDYKNVYDADVRAGNLKEKFDVVILPDQSMQQIVSGNRAGSYPEEYTGGIGEEGVAALRRFVEAGGVLVCLDSATELALKRFELPVKNALDGVRRDQFYAPGSIFRAAIDTTSPIAYGMPAEADLYFVSGARRERGTDTEAPRPGTARPEAAPTEARRPPAMADGASNLVSAFAFEITDAERARSVARYVDGNPLRSGWLLGPQFIAGKSALVDVTLGKGRVVLFGFRTQHRAQTWGTFKLLFNAIMLGGTK, encoded by the coding sequence ATGATGCCACGCTCTCGCCACCTTTACACACTGCCGCTGGCCGCGCTGCTGCTTGGCCTGACGGCGGCGACCGTGCCGGCCCGACAAACGGCCGACCTTAAAGCGGCGCACCTGGCTTCGGCTACAGAAGCCGCCGCCGTGCCGTCGCCGCGCGAGGTGCTCGGCTTTGCGCCGGGCGACGACCGCAAGCTCGCCGACTGGTCGCAAATCGTCGCTTACTTCAAGCGGCTCGGCGAAACGTCGGCGCGCGTCTCGGTGCATCAGCCGGGACTGACGACCGAGCGCCGCCCGTTCATCGTCGCCATCATCTCGTCGGAAGAAAACATTCGCGACTTGCCGCGCATCCGCGAAGCCCAGCGCCGGCTCGCCGACCCGCGCTTGATCAGTAGCCGCGAAGAGCGCGAGCGGCTGATCCGCGCGACGCCTGCGGTCGTCGCCATCACCTGCTCGATTCATTCGACCGAAATCGTCGCTTCGCAGATGTCAATGGAGCTGGCTTACAGGCTGGCGAGCGACGACGCGCCGGCGACCAGAGAGATGCTGCGCCGCACGGTGCTGGTGCTGGTGCCTTCGGTCAATCCGGACGGCATAGATATCGTCACCAACTGGTATCGCAAGACGCTCGGCACGAAATACGAAGGCAGCAGCCCGCCTGTGCTCTATCATCACTACACCGGCCACGACGACAACCGCGACTGGTTCATGCTGACGCAGGTCGAAACGCAGATCGTCTCGGCGCTCTTCTGGCGCGAGTGGTTTCCCGAAGTCGTCTACGACGTGCATCAGCAGGGGCAGTTCGGCTCGCGCATGTGCGTGCCGCCGTTCTTCGACCCGTCGAACCCGAACATCGATCCGACGATCTTGCGCACGGTCGGCGCGCTCGGCTCGCAGATGGCGCTGAATCTTCAAGCCGCCGGGTTCAAAGGCATCGTCACGAATTCAACTTATGACACGTGGTGGCACGGCGGCTTGCGTACCGCGCCTTACTATCACAATGCCGTCGGCATATTGACCGAAGCCGCGTCGGTGAACATCGCCACGCCGATGGAGATCAAGCGCGAGCAGTTGCGCTCGCCGACGCGCGGCCTCGCTGATCCGCTGGTGGCGGCGACCAATTATCCAGACCCGTGGCAGGGCGGCGCGTGGACGATGCGCGACATACTGAACATGGAACTGGTGACGACGCGCACGGCGCTCGAAGAAGCGGCGCTGCATCACGATGAGTATGTTCGTAATTTCGTGGCGGTCGCCGAGCGCGCCATCGAAGCCGGCAAGCATGACGCGCCGTATGCTTACGTCGTGCCTGCGGGGCAACACGATCAGCCGACCGCCGACAAGATGATCGACATCCTGATTCAGCAGGGCGTCGAAGCACACCGCGCGAAATCTGACTTCACGATTGATGGCAAGAAGTACGCGGCGGGAAGTTATGTGATCCTGCTCGCACAACCTTACCGCGCGAACGTGAAATGCTTGTTCGAAGCGCAGCATTATCCCGACCGCCGCATCTATCCGGGCGGCCCTGCCGAGCAGCCTTACGACGTGGCCGGCTGGACACTGCCGATGACGATGGGTGTTGATTACGCCGAAGCGGGCAAGCCGTTCGATGCGGACTTAGAAAAGCTCAACCACGAATTTGCCAACCTCCGCAGCGTCTCGTGGATGACAGGTCCGGCGATGCGGTTCTTTGTCTCAGCCGATGCCAATAAAACTTTTGATTTCGTCAATGCGCTCTTCAGCTCGCCGTATAAAGTCTGGGTTTCGAGGCTTGCGCAGGCAGTGAGTGCTGGTGGAAGAGAGTACCCGGCGGGAACCTTCGTTGTGAGCGGCGAATCAACAGGCGTTCAAAGTAAACCAACTAGACCTGCGCGGACGGAATCAAAGATTCGGGCTTTCACGAACAGTATTTCATCCATTGCTGTGACGCGAAACGTCAGGCTGGAGCGTGTACCCGATAAAGACTCCCCCAGCAATCTGCCTGCTGTTGCCAAGCCCGTCATCAAGCCGCGACTGGCGCTCTATCGTAGCTGGGTGGCTTCGATGGATGAAGGCTGGACGCGATGGGTGCTTGAGCAGTTCGGCTTCGATTACAAGAACGTCTATGACGCAGACGTGCGCGCCGGCAATCTCAAAGAGAAGTTTGATGTCGTCATCCTGCCCGACCAATCCATGCAACAGATCGTCAGCGGCAACCGCGCCGGCTCGTATCCCGAAGAATACACCGGCGGCATCGGCGAAGAGGGAGTCGCGGCGCTGCGCCGTTTCGTCGAAGCCGGCGGCGTGCTGGTCTGTCTCGACTCGGCGACGGAGCTGGCGTTAAAACGTTTTGAGCTGCCGGTGAAGAATGCGCTCGATGGCGTGCGCCGCGACCAGTTCTACGCGCCCGGCTCGATCTTCCGCGCCGCCATTGATACCACAAGCCCGATTGCTTACGGGATGCCGGCGGAAGCCGACCTCTATTTCGTCAGCGGCGCGCGACGCGAGCGCGGCACTGATACGGAAGCGCCGCGCCCCGGTACCGCGCGCCCTGAGGCGGCCCCGACCGAAGCCCGGCGCCCGCCGGCGATGGCTGACGGCGCCAGCAATCTCGTCAGCGCCTTTGCCTTCGAGATTACCGACGCCGAGCGTGCGCGCTCCGTTGCGCGTTACGTTGACGGCAACCCGCTGCGCTCCGGGTGGCTGCTCGGCCCGCAGTTCATCGCCGGCAAATCAGCACTGGTTGATGTCACGCTGGGCAAAGGCCGCGTCGTGCTTTTCGGCTTTCGCACACAGCACCGCGCCCAGACCTGGGGCACCTTCAAGCTGCTGTTCAATGCCATCATGCTCGGTGGCACAAAGTAG
- a CDS encoding winged helix-turn-helix domain-containing protein, with product MMKPAKRLFEFGPYRVDAADRLLLKRGQVVPLPPKVFDILLAFVERSGRVLDKDELMQEVWPDTFVEEGNLARNISTLRRVLGDGDEGRPYIETIPRRGYRFVAKVKELSDGTLIVRERASVTFEHEEEGDALGDTVAPVMASAANAPAGLEADRALLPAATAGALPQSLMPEPVGEEKLAPQLAAPVTAPRPRRRLLIAVAVALVAAAMVASFAVGKRAGYNAPPLFQQLTFRNGTVAGARFAPDSRLIVYAALWEGKPSELFTTLPSTPESRALDLKEMSLLAISSTGEMAVLLKPRIHFINQGMLARMPLTGGAPREVLPGVSEADWSPDGKELAVIHYEKGKCRLEYPIGNLLYEHDTSGWLSDIRVSPAGDRIAFIDHPVARFDDYGVVMVVDLKGNSRKLSRAYLSARGLAWSPAGDEIWFTADEDTANHALRAVSLKGSERLLARAPGRLNLQDVSRDGRLLMTRDDARIGMMTLAPGETAERDLSWLDGSWLRDLSPDGRTLLFDEENTASDKTPTVYMRRTDGSPAVKLGDGNAMSLSPDGRWALASQRYTSPPRFVLLPTGAGEMKVIDSGDIEWRENGMWFPDSRRVVLMGKAPGHERRSYVYDLERNELRPLTAEGTVVMLLAPDGKHMLVGETGSGNQKSEVRALDGGDARPFTALADTDIPLSWAADNQAIFAAQRGLPVKVFKINLTTGKRELWKEIMHPDPAGLLYTSVSAITPNGRAYGYTYFRVLSQVYLVENVK from the coding sequence ATGATGAAGCCGGCAAAGCGCTTATTTGAATTCGGCCCGTACCGCGTGGATGCCGCCGACCGCCTGCTGTTGAAGCGCGGTCAGGTCGTGCCGCTGCCGCCGAAAGTCTTTGATATTCTGCTCGCCTTCGTCGAGCGCAGCGGGCGTGTGCTCGACAAGGACGAGCTGATGCAAGAGGTCTGGCCCGACACCTTTGTCGAGGAAGGCAATCTGGCGCGCAACATCTCGACCCTGCGGCGCGTGCTCGGCGATGGCGACGAGGGCCGGCCATACATCGAAACCATCCCGCGCCGCGGCTACCGCTTCGTCGCCAAGGTGAAAGAGCTGTCAGACGGCACGCTGATCGTGCGCGAGCGCGCCAGCGTCACCTTCGAGCATGAAGAAGAGGGCGACGCGCTGGGCGATACGGTCGCGCCGGTTATGGCGAGCGCCGCAAACGCGCCGGCAGGGCTAGAAGCTGACCGCGCCTTGTTGCCGGCGGCGACCGCCGGCGCGCTGCCGCAATCATTGATGCCGGAGCCGGTGGGTGAAGAAAAGCTCGCGCCGCAGCTTGCCGCGCCTGTGACCGCGCCGCGCCCGCGCCGCCGTCTGCTCATCGCCGTCGCCGTGGCGCTGGTCGCCGCGGCGATGGTCGCGAGCTTTGCGGTCGGCAAGCGCGCCGGCTACAACGCGCCGCCGCTGTTCCAGCAACTGACGTTTCGCAACGGCACGGTGGCCGGCGCGCGCTTTGCGCCCGATAGCCGCTTGATCGTTTACGCGGCGCTCTGGGAGGGCAAGCCGAGCGAGCTGTTCACGACGCTGCCCAGCACGCCCGAATCGCGCGCTCTCGATCTGAAAGAGATGAGCCTGCTGGCCATTTCATCAACCGGCGAGATGGCGGTGCTGCTCAAGCCGCGCATTCATTTCATCAATCAAGGCATGCTGGCGCGCATGCCATTGACCGGCGGCGCGCCGCGCGAAGTGCTGCCGGGCGTTTCGGAAGCCGACTGGTCGCCGGACGGCAAAGAGCTGGCGGTGATTCATTACGAAAAGGGCAAGTGCCGCCTGGAATATCCGATTGGCAATCTGCTTTACGAGCACGACACGTCCGGCTGGCTGAGCGATATTCGCGTCTCGCCCGCGGGCGACCGCATTGCCTTCATCGATCACCCGGTCGCGCGCTTCGACGATTATGGCGTGGTGATGGTGGTTGATCTCAAGGGCAACAGTCGCAAGCTGTCGCGGGCCTACCTGAGCGCGCGCGGGCTGGCGTGGTCGCCCGCCGGCGATGAAATCTGGTTCACCGCCGACGAAGACACCGCTAACCATGCTCTGCGGGCCGTCAGCTTGAAGGGCAGCGAGCGATTGCTGGCGCGGGCGCCGGGCCGCTTGAATCTACAGGATGTTAGCCGTGACGGGCGGCTGCTGATGACTCGCGACGACGCCCGCATCGGCATGATGACGCTGGCGCCGGGCGAAACTGCCGAGCGCGACCTGTCGTGGCTCGACGGCTCGTGGCTGCGCGACCTCTCGCCCGATGGCCGCACGCTGCTGTTTGACGAAGAGAACACCGCCAGCGACAAAACGCCGACGGTTTACATGCGCCGGACGGACGGCTCGCCGGCAGTCAAGCTCGGCGACGGCAATGCCATGTCGCTGTCGCCGGATGGCCGCTGGGCGCTCGCGAGCCAGCGTTACACCTCGCCGCCGCGCTTCGTGCTGCTGCCGACCGGCGCCGGCGAGATGAAAGTGATTGATTCGGGCGACATCGAATGGCGCGAGAACGGCATGTGGTTTCCCGATTCGCGGCGCGTCGTGCTGATGGGCAAAGCGCCGGGCCACGAGCGGCGCAGCTACGTCTACGACCTTGAGCGCAACGAGCTGCGCCCGCTGACCGCCGAGGGCACGGTCGTCATGCTGCTTGCGCCCGACGGCAAGCACATGCTTGTGGGCGAGACCGGCAGTGGCAATCAGAAGTCCGAGGTGCGGGCGCTCGACGGCGGCGACGCGCGCCCCTTCACGGCGCTTGCGGACACGGATATTCCGCTCAGTTGGGCGGCGGATAATCAGGCGATTTTTGCGGCGCAGCGCGGCCTGCCGGTCAAGGTCTTCAAGATCAACCTGACGACCGGCAAGCGCGAGCTATGGAAAGAGATCATGCACCCGGACCCCGCGGGACTGCTCTACACCAGCGTCTCGGCAATCACGCCCAACGGCCGTGCCTATGGCTACACGTATTTTCGCGTGCTGTCGCAGGTCTATCTAGTGGAGAATGTGAAATAG
- a CDS encoding lysophospholipid acyltransferase family protein: MARWRGIFLLAFWFTAIGLLAPFLIALRLLTGNENMIYAPVRVFVRLGLRLVGVKVEVTGRDHLDPAQAYIFTPNHQSLIEVPLFVTYLGRNPGYLAKKEVFKYPIFGYGIGLMGVVPVDRSNSPSAVESAKVATEMLRRGKSYVVYPEGTRSPDGRLLPFKKGAFMMAIEAGVPIVPVTVAGATRIMPKAKIEVHPSTVRLTIHDPIPTTGYARDNVAELVSRTRQQVLSALDD, from the coding sequence ATGGCGCGCTGGCGCGGAATTTTTTTACTGGCCTTCTGGTTCACGGCCATCGGCCTGCTGGCGCCGTTCCTGATCGCCCTGCGGCTGCTGACCGGCAACGAGAACATGATCTACGCGCCGGTGCGCGTCTTCGTGCGGCTCGGTCTCCGGCTAGTCGGCGTCAAGGTCGAAGTCACGGGCCGCGACCATCTCGACCCGGCGCAGGCGTACATCTTCACGCCGAATCATCAGAGCCTGATCGAAGTGCCGCTGTTCGTCACCTACCTCGGGCGCAATCCGGGCTACCTGGCCAAGAAAGAGGTCTTCAAATACCCGATCTTCGGTTACGGCATCGGCCTGATGGGCGTCGTCCCGGTTGATCGCAGCAACAGCCCGTCGGCGGTCGAAAGCGCCAAGGTGGCGACCGAGATGCTGCGCCGCGGCAAGTCCTACGTGGTCTATCCCGAAGGCACGCGCTCGCCCGATGGCCGCCTGCTGCCGTTTAAGAAGGGCGCCTTCATGATGGCCATCGAGGCGGGCGTTCCCATCGTCCCGGTGACGGTCGCCGGCGCCACGCGCATCATGCCGAAGGCCAAAATCGAAGTACACCCTTCGACCGTGCGACTGACCATCCACGACCCCATCCCGACCACCGGCTATGCGCGCGACAACGTCGCCGAGCTGGTCAGCCGCACCCGCCAGCAAGTCCTCTCGGCCCTCGACGACTAG
- a CDS encoding DJ-1/PfpI family protein, with protein MFKRLLFSLAILGLIAMIGFTSFLMVGALDSPTADASSSRTAAPSGEAATMKAKRKVAILIHEGVELLDFSGPGEVFAAADHRQAFDVYTVAASAGEVTSQGFLTIKPQYTFANCPPPDVVILPGGRTDVPLGDPAVINWIKQSSQKAEVVMSVCTGAFLLAKAGLLDGREATTHWSAIASLRQEAPKTTVLENRRFVDNGKIITAAGVSAGIDASLHVVDKLLGREAAAQTAHYMEYKWQPESDSEKSR; from the coding sequence ATGTTCAAGCGATTACTTTTCTCACTGGCAATTCTGGGGCTGATCGCCATGATCGGCTTTACATCTTTCCTGATGGTGGGGGCGCTCGATTCGCCGACCGCCGACGCCTCTTCTTCGCGGACGGCGGCACCGTCGGGCGAGGCGGCAACAATGAAAGCCAAACGCAAGGTAGCGATTCTGATTCACGAAGGCGTCGAGCTGCTCGATTTCTCCGGGCCGGGCGAAGTCTTCGCCGCCGCCGATCACCGCCAGGCGTTCGACGTTTACACGGTCGCGGCCTCGGCAGGCGAGGTCACTAGCCAGGGCTTCCTGACCATCAAGCCGCAATATACCTTTGCCAATTGCCCGCCGCCGGATGTGGTCATCCTGCCGGGCGGCAGAACCGATGTTCCGCTCGGCGACCCGGCAGTGATCAACTGGATCAAGCAATCGTCGCAAAAGGCCGAAGTGGTGATGTCGGTCTGCACCGGCGCGTTCCTGCTGGCGAAAGCCGGCCTGCTCGATGGGCGCGAAGCGACGACGCACTGGAGCGCCATCGCTTCTCTGCGGCAGGAAGCGCCAAAGACGACGGTGCTGGAAAATCGCCGCTTCGTTGACAATGGCAAAATCATCACCGCTGCCGGCGTCTCGGCGGGGATTGACGCATCGCTGCACGTCGTTGACAAGCTGCTGGGGCGCGAAGCCGCCGCGCAGACCGCGCATTACATGGAATACAAGTGGCAGCCTGAGAGTGATTCTGAGAAGTCCCGCTAG
- a CDS encoding PadR family transcriptional regulator, translating to MAKQNSDLAKQKSDLLQGTLDMLILKTLALEPEHGWGIAQRIQQISDGVLNVNQGSLYPALYRLEEKGWVATEWGSSDNNRQAKYYSLTRAGRKQLAEEEENWRRLSTAITQVLQAT from the coding sequence ATGGCCAAGCAAAACTCCGACCTGGCGAAGCAGAAGTCCGACTTGCTGCAAGGCACGCTCGACATGCTGATCCTGAAGACGCTGGCCCTTGAGCCGGAGCATGGCTGGGGCATCGCGCAGCGCATCCAGCAGATTTCGGACGGCGTGCTTAATGTCAATCAGGGCTCGCTTTATCCGGCGCTCTACCGGCTTGAAGAGAAAGGCTGGGTGGCGACCGAGTGGGGCAGCTCTGATAACAACCGCCAGGCGAAGTATTATTCGCTCACTCGCGCCGGGCGCAAACAACTTGCCGAAGAAGAGGAAAACTGGAGGCGGCTCTCGACAGCGATCACGCAAGTGCTCCAAGCAACTTAG
- a CDS encoding DinB family protein produces MSCPETEHFVSNWNRIHKQTARALAAAPVDQLDWRPREGMFTLRELVRHIPEAESAIVHTALAGTMQKGDLDLSSASVEEIVRAYKESHERLAAEVAKLTLEQLNEDIEAFGRKMHRVVLLWGMTEHEIHHRGQLYTYYRLAGIEPPPLYA; encoded by the coding sequence ATGAGTTGTCCAGAGACCGAGCATTTCGTTAGCAATTGGAACCGCATTCACAAGCAGACGGCGCGGGCGCTGGCCGCCGCCCCCGTAGACCAGCTCGACTGGCGACCGCGTGAAGGCATGTTTACCTTGCGTGAGCTGGTTCGCCATATCCCCGAAGCCGAATCGGCCATCGTTCACACGGCGCTGGCCGGCACCATGCAGAAAGGCGACCTGGACCTGTCGTCGGCCAGCGTCGAAGAGATCGTCCGCGCTTACAAAGAGAGTCACGAGCGGCTGGCGGCGGAAGTCGCCAAGCTGACGCTTGAGCAGTTGAACGAAGACATCGAAGCCTTTGGCCGAAAGATGCACCGCGTCGTCCTGCTCTGGGGCATGACCGAGCACGAGATTCATCATCGCGGCCAGCTCTACACCTATTACCGGCTGGCCGGCATCGAGCCGCCGCCGCTTTATGCTTGA
- a CDS encoding ABC transporter permease yields MFRKLSRITQAVLRRNQRESEMDAELRFHLEMETRKNRARGLSESAARQAALRSFGGVELTKEQCRDARGGRLIETSLQDLRYGARVLRRNPGFTLVALLTLALGIGANTAIFSVIYGVLMRPLPYADGNRLVILHQQAPLARVEDMGFSVKEINDYREQAQTLDQVVEHHSMSFILLGGEEAQRVQTAVVSANFFDMLGIQALYGRTFLPSDDEKGADAVLVLSYNYWKQQYKGDPNIVGRVFRMNDKPHTVIGVLPPIPQYPSESDVYMPTVACPTRSSDRFIANRTFRMMNVFGKLKPGATVEQARAELSGIAGNLQKAYPDAYPENRGYAATLAPLQEELTRRAKPTFLILLGTAGLVLLIACANVANLTLARLMRREREMAIRAAMGAGRGRLVRQMLTESTLLAMAGGAVGLLVAAWGLQLLVNFAERFTPRAHEISIDGFVLLFTLVVSLGTGIIFGLLPALGSDRNLAGALKENSRTTAGAMRHRARSLLVVAQVALSFMLLIGAGLMLRSLVKLQAVNPGFNPESVLTMRVSSNWSRHATTEQYRDFMLRLLDRVKAQPGVLSAALGSTYPLNANSIRFGPFSQTFEIESRPQESGAPPLTADTRTVTPDYFETIRLPLVKGRAFVENDNDKAPRVAIINQTLARQYWGDEDPIDRRVTFDRGEHWLKIVGVVGDVKQYGLDHEPTAELYTPHAQNPGVGQLLVRTATAPMAMAQMLRQTVYDVDPETAVDNVQTLERVRDESLASPRVTALLLGLFAALAMVITAAGIAGVMALTVTQRTHEIGVRMALGATSRNVILMVVRQGMTLVGLGLAAGAVGAFLLARMMSSLLFAVKPGDPLTFIAVAAVLVAVAMLACLLPARRVTAIDPMLALRAE; encoded by the coding sequence ATGTTCAGAAAACTTTCGCGCATCACGCAGGCCGTCTTGCGCCGCAACCAGAGAGAGAGTGAGATGGACGCCGAGCTGCGCTTTCACCTCGAAATGGAAACCCGTAAAAACCGCGCCCGCGGCTTGAGCGAGTCGGCGGCCCGTCAGGCGGCGCTGCGCAGCTTTGGCGGCGTCGAGCTGACCAAGGAACAGTGCCGCGATGCGCGCGGCGGGCGCTTGATCGAAACCTCGCTGCAAGACCTGCGCTATGGGGCGCGGGTTCTCAGGCGCAATCCCGGTTTCACGCTCGTGGCGCTGCTGACGTTGGCCTTAGGGATTGGCGCCAACACCGCTATCTTCAGCGTCATCTACGGCGTGCTGATGCGCCCGCTGCCTTATGCGGACGGCAACCGGCTGGTCATCCTGCATCAGCAAGCGCCGCTCGCCCGCGTCGAAGACATGGGCTTTTCGGTTAAAGAGATCAACGACTATCGCGAGCAGGCGCAGACCCTCGATCAGGTGGTCGAGCATCACTCCATGTCGTTTATCTTACTCGGCGGCGAAGAGGCGCAGCGCGTGCAGACGGCAGTGGTCTCGGCGAACTTCTTCGACATGCTCGGCATCCAGGCGCTCTACGGGCGCACCTTCCTGCCGAGCGACGACGAGAAAGGCGCCGACGCCGTGCTGGTCCTCAGCTACAACTACTGGAAGCAGCAATACAAGGGCGACCCGAACATCGTCGGCCGCGTCTTTCGCATGAATGACAAGCCGCACACGGTCATCGGCGTACTGCCGCCGATCCCGCAGTACCCGAGCGAAAGCGATGTCTATATGCCGACCGTGGCTTGCCCGACGCGCTCGTCGGATCGCTTCATCGCCAACCGCACGTTTCGCATGATGAACGTCTTCGGCAAGCTGAAACCGGGGGCGACCGTCGAGCAGGCGCGCGCCGAGCTATCGGGCATCGCCGGCAATTTGCAGAAGGCTTACCCGGACGCCTATCCCGAAAATCGCGGCTATGCGGCGACCCTGGCGCCCTTGCAGGAAGAACTGACGCGGCGGGCGAAGCCGACGTTTTTGATCCTGCTCGGCACCGCCGGCCTGGTGCTGCTGATCGCCTGCGCCAATGTGGCGAACCTTACACTGGCGCGGCTGATGCGGCGCGAGCGCGAGATGGCCATACGCGCCGCGATGGGCGCGGGGCGCGGGCGGCTGGTCCGCCAGATGCTCACCGAAAGCACGCTACTGGCGATGGCCGGCGGCGCCGTCGGCTTGCTGGTCGCCGCCTGGGGCTTGCAGTTGCTCGTCAACTTTGCGGAGCGCTTTACGCCGCGCGCTCACGAGATCAGCATTGACGGTTTTGTATTATTGTTCACGCTCGTAGTTTCGCTCGGCACAGGCATCATCTTTGGCTTGCTGCCGGCGCTCGGCTCGGACAGAAACCTTGCCGGGGCGCTCAAGGAAAACAGCCGCACGACGGCGGGCGCCATGCGTCACCGCGCCCGCAGCTTGCTAGTGGTGGCGCAGGTCGCCTTGTCGTTTATGCTACTGATCGGCGCGGGGCTGATGCTGCGTAGCCTGGTCAAGCTGCAAGCGGTCAACCCCGGCTTCAACCCTGAGAGTGTCTTGACCATGCGCGTCAGCTCGAACTGGTCGCGCCATGCGACGACCGAGCAGTATCGCGACTTCATGCTGCGGCTGCTCGACCGCGTCAAGGCGCAGCCCGGCGTGCTGTCGGCGGCGCTCGGCTCGACCTATCCGCTGAACGCCAACAGCATCCGCTTCGGGCCTTTCTCGCAGACTTTCGAGATCGAAAGCCGACCGCAGGAGAGCGGCGCGCCGCCTTTGACTGCCGACACGCGGACGGTGACGCCCGATTACTTCGAGACGATCCGCCTGCCGCTGGTCAAAGGCCGGGCGTTTGTCGAAAACGATAACGACAAAGCGCCGCGCGTCGCCATCATCAACCAGACGCTGGCGCGGCAGTACTGGGGCGACGAAGACCCGATTGATCGGCGCGTCACCTTTGACCGCGGCGAACACTGGCTGAAGATTGTCGGCGTCGTCGGAGATGTCAAGCAGTACGGCCTCGACCACGAGCCGACCGCCGAGCTTTACACGCCGCACGCGCAGAATCCCGGCGTCGGCCAATTGCTGGTGCGCACGGCGACCGCGCCGATGGCCATGGCGCAAATGCTGCGGCAGACGGTCTATGACGTAGACCCCGAAACCGCCGTTGATAATGTGCAGACGCTTGAGCGGGTGCGCGATGAATCCTTAGCCTCGCCGCGCGTGACGGCGCTGCTGCTCGGATTGTTTGCGGCGCTGGCGATGGTCATCACGGCGGCGGGAATTGCCGGCGTGATGGCGCTGACGGTCACCCAGCGAACGCACGAGATCGGCGTGAGAATGGCTCTGGGAGCCACTTCCAGAAATGTCATTCTCATGGTCGTGCGGCAAGGGATGACGCTGGTTGGCCTCGGGCTGGCTGCCGGCGCGGTGGGCGCGTTTTTGCTTGCGCGGATGATGTCGTCGCTGTTGTTCGCGGTCAAGCCGGGCGACCCGCTGACCTTCATTGCGGTCGCCGCGGTGCTGGTCGCGGTGGCGATGCTGGCGTGCCTGCTGCCGGCCCGCCGGGTGACGGCGATTGACCCGATGCTGGCGCTCAGGGCCGAATAA